CAAGCCACTCTGCTGCTGTCTCACCACGGGTGGTGTCCATTCTCATGTCAAGAGGGCCGTCATTCATGAAGCTAAAGCCGCGCTCTGCAACGTCAAGTTGCGGTGAGGAAACACCTAAATCAAATAGGATGCCCGACACTTTGCCAACAATATCATTGCTATTCGCTATCGCTTCTAGCTCGGCGAATCCAAAATGTTCAATTTTAAAGCGAGCATCATCTTTGAATTTTTCAGCAGCTTCTATTGCCGTAGGATCACGATCGATGGCGATTAAGCGACCTTTATCTGAAAGTTGAGATAAAATTTGAGTTGAATGTCCACCTCGGCCAAACGTACAGTCGATGTAGATGCCATCCGGATCGATGGCTAGTGCTTGTATCGCTTCATCGAGCAATACAGAAATATGTGAATTATCTGTTGGCATATCGTTCTAGTTATAATGATAAATCAAGTAATCGTTCGGTTAATTCGATTTCGCCCGCTTGAATTTTGCCAATGCCTTGTTGCATTTGCGCCTGCCAAGCTGATTCATTCCAAATTTCAAATTTTTTCAATTGCCCTACCAACATAACGCCTTTTTCTAATGACGCGTGTTGACGTAATGGACCATTAATCAATAAACGACCGCTTTTATCCATGTCACAATCTGAGGCATTGCCCAGTAACACTTGTTGAAGCAGTCTTTCTTGTGGATTCATACTTGATAAACCACAAAGTTTTAATTCTATTTCTTCCCATTCAGGGAGCGGATAAAGCAGTAAACAAGGATGCTGGATATCAACGGTACAAACCATTTTTCCTTGGCAATCAGCAAATAGCTCCTCGCGATACTTCGTTGGCATCGTGATTCTATTTTTGCTGTCGAGCGTAATTGCGCTAGTGCCTCTAAACATAACCTTATTTATTTTGTGTGAATCTTTGAGATCCACAATTACCCACTTTTTTCCACATTTATACAGTTTAGTGATTTATATCAAGATATGTCAAGCAAAGTTTGAACTATTTGATCTGCTCCGAGACTAGAAAAATCAAGGGGTGCAAGGAAGTGGATGAAATTGTGGAAGTTTGTGGATCTGTAGCCCAACAAAATGGGGATCATTCCCATTTTTAGGGTTTTTACGTAAAAAAATGTTGGTTCTGTGTCAGAAAATGAATACCTATGATCTAGGAATGACTACAAGCGCTTAATTTTACTTTAATAGAAAAGGTTTCACACTCACTTTTAGTTTCATGTTGCTAAAAAGATATTAAACCCACATTCTATAAATATTCGTACTCAAGTTAAATTTAAACTACTAAATACGTTAGCTCACCATGAGTCGTAATCTTAAAAGCCAAAGAGAAAACACTTTTGATTTCATAGATCCAGTTTTAAATCAGAATATGAAAATTTATATATCTCGTCACTTCCTGTTTTAGAAAGCTCTGTTGTAGTCTCTGTACCACCTATATAGTTATACTTATTCCTTATAGAATCCTGTCTTAATTTTATAGCGATATCACGTTCTTCTTTATATTCTTCAAGCCTGCCAAGGGTAATTTCTTTATCAAGTTTTTTCAGATCTATTCCAAAAGGATTCTTAATAAACTCTCTATCTAGCCCTACAGGGTAGAAACTAAGTAGTCGGCTTAAATAACCAGTAAAAAAGCTTATATAATAATAAATAGCTTCTGAGTACTTGATTGCTGGCAAATATAGCTCTGCCGTTATCGGATCATTATTGTGCCTAATCAGATCTAATTCACAGGGTTTAGGGTTGTATGTGATAAAAAGGTCATCACAAAGTTGCCTTAGTTGAACTAGATGACCTAACTCAATCATCAAATTCAATATTTTATGATGATGGGAGCCCGTTAGTTCTCCTCCACCTTGATTAAGTACAGAACTGAATTTGATAAAAACCTTATTTAGCTTTTCTATAACGCCAACATTAAATCTAAAGTCACCATCAATAGCATTCGGGTAAAAATATTCGTGGGATGCTCTAGGCTTTGTGAGGTACTTAGATAAATTTTCAGTATCCTCTATGTACTTCTCAAATTGAGATAAATGCTCAAAATAATTGGAAAAACAATTTTGTTGTAACGTTGATTCCAA
This window of the Thalassotalea atypica genome carries:
- the mraZ gene encoding division/cell wall cluster transcriptional repressor MraZ, with protein sequence MFRGTSAITLDSKNRITMPTKYREELFADCQGKMVCTVDIQHPCLLLYPLPEWEEIELKLCGLSSMNPQERLLQQVLLGNASDCDMDKSGRLLINGPLRQHASLEKGVMLVGQLKKFEIWNESAWQAQMQQGIGKIQAGEIELTERLLDLSL